The stretch of DNA CGGAAGAGGCGCTCGAACTCCACCGCGAACAGCGTGACGACGAAGCTTAATACGCCACATTTCCTGACTACGCGGCTGCAAGCGACGAATAACTACGTGAAACGCTCGCCATTCTCTGTGGGAGGCTACACCAATGGCTCACCAAGTAATCTGCCGCGACGCTGGCAACGACTGCGACTTCATGGTTCGCTCTGAGAACCAAGACGAGCTCATCGAGATGGTCAAAATGCACGCAAAAGAGACCCACGCTCTCGACTACTCCACAGACGACGTCAAAGGCGTCATGAAGTCGGCCTAAATCACCCGTTCAACTCGTCCTTTTTCAGGTTGCCACAACCCGTAGCGTAAAGCCGGGGCTTTCACAAGAACGAGCATGTCACTCGAAGGCACACCAGCACCGGAGTTTACGGTCACCGGCACTGACGGAAGCACGCTCTCGCTCGCAGACGCGGTCGAAAACGGCCCCGTTGTCGTGCTCACGCTCCGCGGTCACTGGTGTTCGTACTGCGCAGAACAGCTCCAGACGTTCAGTAACCACGCTTACGACCTCTGGCGAAATCACGACACGACCATCATTCCGGTCAGCCACGACCCCGTCTCGAAACTCACAGAGATGCGCGACCGATTTGGCCTGAAGCTGCAACTCTACTCAGACCCCGACTTCGAGATGGTGTCTGCTTACTCGGGCACCGAACAGTCGAAAAAACACGGAAAGATTCCGCTCTCGGGGACGTTTATCGTAGACGAAGAGGGTATCGTGCAGTACGAACAGGTCGCTGAAAACGCCGCAGACCGGACGTACGCGAACTACGCGCGACATTTCATTAACCTCGGCTTCGAGCGACCGTACACCGACTAGGCTTAG from Haladaptatus sp. ZSTT2 encodes:
- a CDS encoding DUF1059 domain-containing protein, giving the protein MAHQVICRDAGNDCDFMVRSENQDELIEMVKMHAKETHALDYSTDDVKGVMKSA
- a CDS encoding peroxiredoxin family protein, with protein sequence MSLEGTPAPEFTVTGTDGSTLSLADAVENGPVVVLTLRGHWCSYCAEQLQTFSNHAYDLWRNHDTTIIPVSHDPVSKLTEMRDRFGLKLQLYSDPDFEMVSAYSGTEQSKKHGKIPLSGTFIVDEEGIVQYEQVAENAADRTYANYARHFINLGFERPYTD